The genomic segment CCGGCGCCGGGTTTGTATTCGAGCACCACCGGCTGGCCGAGTTGCTGCTGCAGTTGCGCGGCCAGCGGCCGGCCCAACAGGTCGGCGCTGCCGCCGGGCGGGTACGGAATCACCAGTTGTATCGGCTTGGCGGGCCAGGCGTCGGCGGCAGGGGCGGTCGATGCGAGAAGGGCGCCGCCGGCCAGGGCCAGGCAGGCCAGCAGGGCGCGGCGCGGCCGCAAACGGCGAGGGGACATGGCGGGCTTTTCGTCGTGCAGTAAGGAGTTGCGAGCGCGCAGCACCGGCCGGGCGCCCGGGTCGTCTGGCAGGGCGCGCAGATGTCCGACCGAGGGCGCCAGCGGCGCCACGACCACGCCGGCGCGCAACGCGCCGGGGAAGGCCGGCAAGTCCCCGACCGGGGTGCCGGCACAGGGGGCCGCCATGCCGCCAGGGCGCAGGCCGTGGCGTTGCCGGCCCAGGGCCACGCGCTCGATGGTCATGCGCAGGGCCAGGCGCAAAGCCACGCGCAGGGGGTGCAGCCCGGGCGCTGCCTGTCCGGCACCGAAGGCGGTGGCGGCAGGGCTACGCCCGGCCTGCGCCGCCTGCACCGCCTGTAGCGCCTGTGGCGCGGTCAGCCGGGGCCGCGAACCGCAGGGCCGGGACAGCAGGGACGCGGTATTTTCTGGCATGGCATCCGGGAGAGGGAGCGCAGACAGGCGGGCCTATCGGATCTATCGGATCTATCGGATCTATCGGATCTATCGGATCTATCGGATCTATCGGACCTATCGGGCCTATTCGAGCGACAGCCCTGCGGCCTTGACGATCCGGGCCCAGTGCTTGCGCTCCTGCGCGATGAAGGCGTCGTACTCGGCCGGCGTCTGGCCGCCGGGCACGCCGCCGAGGCCGGCCCAGCGCTGGAGCACCTCGGGCGTCTGCATTGCCTTGCGCGCGGACTGCTGCAGGCGCTCGATCATTGCATCGGGCGTGCCGGCCGGCGCCAGCAGGCCGAACCAGGCGGTCACCTGCATCGGCACGCCGGCCTCGGCCATCGTCGGCACCTCGGGCAATTGCGCCGAGCGTGTGGCGCTGGTGATGGCCAGTGCGCGGAACTTGCCGGCCTTGATGTGGGGCATGGAACTGGGCAGGTTGTCGATCACGAAGTCCACCTGCTGGCCCAGCAGCGCGGTCACGGCGGGCGCGGCGCCGGAAAAGGGCACCAGCGTGATCTCGATGCCGGTCTTTTGGCGGAACATTTCGCAAGACATGTGCGACGACTGGCCGACGCCCGAGGTGGCCACGTTCAGGCGGCGCGTCCTGGCCAAGGCCAGCAGTTCGGGCACGCTGCGCACCGGCGAGTCGGCATGGACCACCAGGACGTTGGGCACGGAGATCACGTTGGTGATGCCGCGCAGGTCGCTCTCCTTGTAGCTGAGCTGTTTGTAGAGGCTGAAATTGATCGCCACCGGCCCGATGTTGCCCATCAGCAGCGTATGGCCGTCGGGCTTGGCGCGCGCCACTTGCGCGGTGCCGATGCTGCCGCCCCCGCCGCCCTTGTTCTCGACCACGACCGGGACTCCGAGGTCCTTGCCCATGGGACCGGCCAGCACGCGGGCCACGATGTCGGTGGTGCCGCCGGCCGCTGCCGGCACGACGATGGTGATCGGCCGCTCCAATGGCTCCAACGGCACGCCCTGCGCGCTGGCCGGCAATGCCGCGAGAAGCGCTGGCGCAATGATGGTCAGCACGGCCAGCACGGTCAGCGCCAGGCGCTGGCGGCCAGCGCGCAGGGGCCGAGCCGCGTGCGCCGATCGGCACCGGCAAAGTGTCGTGAATGAAAAAGTCATGGGTTGCAGTTGCAGGCTCGGGGGTCGGCTACGGCGGCCGCGCGCCATGCGGGCAGACCACCATGGGTGCGGGCGCAGCGTTGGCGGGGGCCATGGTTCATCGCTGGCGATCGTTGTGCGGGTGTTTTGCTGGCGCTCACCGGATCGGCCCATGGCTCAGATCGCGGCCTGCGCGCGCAGCCTGGCCAGGCTGCCGGTGTCGTGGCCGAGCGCGCGCAGTATCGCCTCGGTGTGTTGGCCCACGGCGGGCACCGGGTCCATGCGGTAGTCGAACCGGTTGTTGCGCCCCGGCGGCAGCAGCGCCGGCACCTGGCCGGCAGGCGTTGGCACGTCCTGCCAGCGCCCGCGCGCGGCCAGTTG from the Verminephrobacter eiseniae EF01-2 genome contains:
- a CDS encoding Bug family tripartite tricarboxylate transporter substrate binding protein, translating into MTFSFTTLCRCRSAHAARPLRAGRQRLALTVLAVLTIIAPALLAALPASAQGVPLEPLERPITIVVPAAAGGTTDIVARVLAGPMGKDLGVPVVVENKGGGGGSIGTAQVARAKPDGHTLLMGNIGPVAINFSLYKQLSYKESDLRGITNVISVPNVLVVHADSPVRSVPELLALARTRRLNVATSGVGQSSHMSCEMFRQKTGIEITLVPFSGAAPAVTALLGQQVDFVIDNLPSSMPHIKAGKFRALAITSATRSAQLPEVPTMAEAGVPMQVTAWFGLLAPAGTPDAMIERLQQSARKAMQTPEVLQRWAGLGGVPGGQTPAEYDAFIAQERKHWARIVKAAGLSLE